A single Notoacmeibacter ruber DNA region contains:
- a CDS encoding pyridoxal phosphate-dependent aminotransferase, which produces MSTQPARAEGSADSMLELSHRASLVEPFHAMDVFAAANRARQAGVDVISLAVGQPADPAPQGVRDAAMKKSAEGLVSYTNALGLDVLRQAIAEHYKDHYGVDVSASRIAVTSGSSAGFNLAFLSMFDHGDRVAITRPGYPAYRNILSVLGLEVEEISTAETGYLTADSLREVHARKPLKGLLFASPANPTGASMPAEALQELVAVAADLGIALISDEIYHRLNFARPDATAVAFSDDVVVINSFSKYYCMTGWRIGWMVLPERLVRPVERVAQSLYISASEISQIAAVEAFKCTEELDAIRFRYQQSRELLMDALPKLNLPLLAPMDGAFYAYCDVSAYSEDSQAFAKTMLEETGVAASTGVDFDPIDGHKSLRFSYCQRPERVAEAIERMKNWLKAG; this is translated from the coding sequence ATGAGTACACAACCGGCGCGCGCCGAGGGATCGGCAGACTCCATGTTGGAATTGTCGCACAGGGCGAGCCTTGTCGAGCCTTTCCACGCCATGGACGTCTTTGCCGCCGCCAACCGGGCACGCCAGGCCGGCGTTGACGTTATCTCGCTGGCGGTGGGCCAACCGGCAGATCCGGCGCCGCAAGGTGTGCGAGACGCCGCGATGAAGAAGTCCGCCGAAGGCCTCGTGAGCTACACCAATGCACTGGGGTTGGACGTGCTGCGCCAGGCCATCGCCGAGCATTACAAGGATCATTATGGCGTTGATGTCTCTGCGTCACGTATTGCCGTCACGAGCGGCTCATCCGCGGGCTTCAATCTGGCGTTCCTGTCCATGTTCGACCACGGCGACCGTGTCGCGATCACGCGACCCGGTTATCCGGCCTACCGGAATATTCTCTCCGTACTTGGCCTTGAGGTTGAAGAGATCTCGACCGCGGAAACAGGCTATCTCACCGCTGATTCCCTGCGTGAGGTTCATGCGCGTAAGCCGTTGAAAGGACTCCTCTTCGCAAGTCCCGCCAATCCCACCGGTGCGTCAATGCCCGCTGAGGCGCTTCAGGAACTGGTTGCTGTTGCAGCCGATCTGGGCATCGCCCTCATTTCGGACGAAATCTATCACCGGCTGAATTTCGCGCGGCCGGATGCCACCGCAGTGGCCTTCTCGGACGACGTCGTCGTGATCAACTCGTTCAGCAAATACTATTGCATGACAGGATGGCGCATCGGCTGGATGGTTCTGCCTGAGAGACTGGTCCGGCCAGTCGAGCGTGTCGCCCAGAGCCTCTACATCAGCGCGTCAGAAATATCCCAGATCGCGGCGGTCGAAGCCTTTAAATGCACCGAGGAGTTGGACGCCATCCGGTTTCGCTATCAGCAGAGCCGTGAACTGTTGATGGATGCCTTACCGAAGCTGAATCTGCCCCTTCTGGCGCCTATGGATGGAGCGTTCTACGCCTACTGTGATGTCAGTGCCTATTCCGAGGACAGCCAGGCCTTCGCCAAAACGATGCTGGAAGAAACAGGGGTTGCCGCATCGACCGGCGTGGATTTCGATCCGATCGATGGCCACAAATCGCTGCGATTCTCCTACTGCCAGAGGCCGGAGCGGGTAGCTGAAGCCATTGAACGCATGAAGAATTGGCTAAAGGCGGGCTGA